The sequence below is a genomic window from Crassostrea angulata isolate pt1a10 unplaced genomic scaffold, ASM2561291v2 HiC_scaffold_1, whole genome shotgun sequence.
GGGCGGGACATCCCCAGCAGATTCGGACCTGAGTTCTTCCAGCGTATCCCGACGCAGAGAGGGACCCAAACTGAGGCCCTACAGGTGAGGGGATGAACACTGAATCAATAGGTTGTCAAATTGATGGTAAATGTGTCTCACATTCATGTTatgtgttgttttgtttgtcaGGCCCCCGGGGAGTCGGGAGGTGTATTACACGGAAACAGACGACTCAGTGGCTGACAGCGTGACCACCATGGAGAGCACCCACACAGGTAGGTTAAGGTCACACAACCGCACCAAACCCCGTCACCTATGATGCTTCACAGTCGTACTCTTTGGCTTGCTATACAGATATAACATATTCCAATTTTAGTTCAGAAAAATATTCTTGCATGTTGTATCTTAGACTTTACTGTGTAGAAATATTGTTATCTGCATGTATCTTGAACTGATCcctaaatctatttttttaGTCTAATTATGTATATCCTTAATTGgtaatgatatatatatgtacagggATTCCTATGAACTGTACATGAAGCAGCAGGAGTTTCTCACTGTTCACTTATTCACTTTACTAATCCTCTGTCCCCTTTCAGTCTCCATCAGGCGATATTTACGAGGAAGTAGATTGTCGCGTAGTCAAGGTAACAGATATGATTAACAGCTGATATGTCCTAACTGTCTTTCCCTCTGAGTTTTATAGTTTTGTTAACACTGGCTGATGGGTTTTGTCTTGTACATTAGATGTTAAGTGTACTGTGTATGAAATAAGGACAACTGGTATAATCTAGTAGAATTAACATAGAAAGTATATCAGTGTTCCCCACCAATAACCCTCAGAAAATTACTGAAATTCAATCTTCTGATCCCCAGTACAGCCCCTGTAATGATCATTTTACCCTGTATTCTGTCTGAGTGCGTTCTATCTGAGTTTTGTGTTTATTTAGGGTCAGATGACGCGGTGGGTCCTTATATTCCGTCCCAGCACCTGGGAAGTCGACAGGATGGACACCGATCTTCCGGTATCTATGGCAACAGAAGTAATGATGTCGTAGAAGACGCATTGTCAACTATTGAGGAAAAATCTGTGatggtaagattttttttttatatttaggaaataaaACTATTGTAGGAAGCTAACATCATAAATcacaaaaacaattatttatccCATTATGAACATCTGCATCgctacaaaaaaatcatgagaGATAATCCAGTACATGAGTGCACACATTTAGTAATGGAGAGTTGATATTCTAGGATGAAAGAGAGCGTTATGGAGGCATCAACCCATCCAGTCAATTCATGCGAGACAGTGGATTAGAACACAGCAGTCGGGTTCCCATGGCAACAGACCGAGCACCCTCTATTGGCAGTGATCATCCTTCCAATAGAAGTGGCCACTTCAGAGCTAGCAACCCTCTAAGTGGACAGAACTCCACCGCCGGGGCATGGACTGATCGCCCACGCAGCACAGAGGATGCTCTATATGAAGACAGCAGGATGTCAATGACAACGCGCTCTGACCCCGGCGACCAGTTCGCCACACCCAGACGCGTGCGTGATGTTTCGAAACTTTCTGGTCACGCACACGCCAGTGAAGACAACAGCTCTGATAACATTGTGAGAAGTAAATCTAGGTCAGAGACTGACCTGGTTTCTTTAAGCCCAGAGGGAAAGCAAGTTTCCTCATCCCCAGCCACAAAAGGAAGATTGATGGATTTATCCAACCAGCCATCACCCATTCCCCCCAATCAGTCTGCCTATCTTTCATCGTCTTTTCAAGGGGCACTGAATGAAATGCAGCAGAGAAAGCAGAAACAGCAGGATTACTGGACAGAGTCAGTGGAAGAAAAGGAGAGGGGGAAAGAGCCGCTGTCAAGGGAATCTTATAGGAGATCTGATGGAACCAGTGTTCCTTACTCATCCAGAAATCAGGAAGATGAAGTTAGAAGGGGTATTTTGGACAGACGACCAGCAACCCTCAATAGAGGGTCTGAGTATGGAAGAAAGAGCCCTATTGATGATGTGAGGAGGAGAGGAATTGAGGGAGAGGACAGAGGACACCCACAGGAGGAGAGAAAGCCCAGAGGCATGGACAGTAACGGGGAGGACTACCATAGAagtggagagagagaggtgGAGATCCAGGAGATAGTCAGAAGCCGACCGCAGGAAGAGGAGATGTATGACTACACCACCAAAAAACAGGACAAGTCGGATCGATCTACACCTAACCAGTACGACAGGCTAGGGGACATCATGTCCCAGTACCAGAGCCGACCACTAGAGCCGGGCAGGGAATCCCTGGATTACGACTCCAGACCAAAATCAACGGATCCAGGCAGGAACGAGTTCTCTGTCAGATCATCCTACAACCCAAACAGAGGAAATCCGGACTCAAGATCCGGGAGATTGCAGAATTTGGACTTTCCAAAGACGTCAACAAATTCCAGATTTTTGGCAGATGACAATGCACAGTCAGACAGACGACAGGATGTGGATGTTCAAAGGTTTTATTCACGCAATGATTATGATACCATCGGAGGTCAAAGATCAAATGACCGAAGACCTCTTGAACTGGGAACCAACTTAAGTCAGGCCCACAGGGAGTCTGGATTTTACAGTGGACAGAGTGAAAGTGACAAGGAGTACAGGAAAACAAGTCCAGCTGCACTAGATGTCCCAGAAGTGTCAGGTTGTTCTGCTTTGGggcctagtattagtccagtgagTCAGCCATCAAAACTTAGGGAGGATACTCCTTATCGACCCCTTGAACCTGGCAGACACTTGGATGAGCACCCACTGGAGACAGGAAGTGGTATACAATATGGATCTGAGAATGTTCCGTATCAACAGAGATCGGACCTTGACTTTTACCGGTCCTCTTTACCTGACTCAGAGGCAAGTAAAAGGCAACAAAGAGTGTCACCTGAGAATGTAGCCACTGAGAAGAAAAGATCTGACCTAGATATGCAGGGGATTATTGAGAGGGAGAGGGGTAGGCCGTTGGACAGGGGCCAGGACTATCTAGACATGTTTATATCCAGCTCCATAGACCGAGACACACGAGGCAGAGACAGGTCAGGTGAGAGACAGTCTGAAGGTCGGAGGTCAAGAGACAGGTCAGGTGAGAGACAGTCTGAAGGCCGGAGGTCAAGAGACAGATCAGGTGACAGACAGTCTGAAGGTCGGAGGTCAAGGGAGAGATCAGCTGAAAGGTCACACAGGTCAAGATCACCAGCCAATAGAAGCAGTGAAAGAGAACTGCGGGAGTACCTGGTGGATGGAGAGGTCTTCACAGAGCTCCCACAAGTAAGTCTTGGCCTAACTCAGCCTAACTCAGCATGTACTAAAGATGAGTTTATCTATAGACATAATATTTTCTGTAGACATGTCAGatattcaattttctttttctaggTTCCAGATGAGGAGTTTGAAGATATGTTAAGGACAGAGAGGTTAAAGGCCAAGAAAGAGCTAGAAATGATGAGGCAGTAAGTGTAACATCCAATCATTGTGTGAAGTCAAGTGCATGTACCTTTAACAATCCTACCATGTGATTTGATGAATGAAATTATGGTTTTGATTTTCCAGACTGAATAGACCTAAAGGTGGCTTACTGACAGAAGAAGAGGAGAAGACTTTAGGGGCTGAGTTTGACACCATTCCACCCAGCAAGAAAGCCCAGGCCCTGAGAGAGACCCTTGAGAAGGACAGGGACCCCTCAATCCCGCCCAACATCAACGACTTGTGGAGGAAGTTCCAGGAGATGAATGAGACGCATAGTGACAGCAGCATGAACACGTCGCGGATCGAAACCCTGACCAGTCTACTGCAGAACCCAACCAAGCACGTCGTACAGAGGGCGCTGGATGACCGCACGTATCAGAAGGTCAAGGAGAGAAGGGTGGTACAGGGGCTGACCCAGATGGAGAGAGAGAACCAGGCAAAGGAGAGAGAGAACCAACACAGAGAGGTGGAGAAAATCAGGATGGAAAAACAGAAGAGGAGGCAAACACTGAGTGAAGAGGAAGTAAATGGAAGCTACGCAGAGATCCTCGCCAAACAGAAGAAGATGGTGGAAGCTGAGAAAAAGCAGAAAAATAAGGAGAACAAAATGAAAGGAAGCAAAAACGTACAGATTCAGGAGGTCAAGAAACTGGGTGATAGTGCTGATACCCTGTACTCCATCCCAGAAGACACCAGCTTTGAGTCAAGTAGAGGAGTCTCACCAAACGTGATGAGCGAGTCTCAGAAGAAGGTGAAGAGGAGCAGGCAGAAGAACGTGATCGATCCATTGATGGTGAAACTCAGGGACAAAGTGGAGCGACAGAAGAACAAGATTGATGTGGAGAAGAGAAAGGAGATGAAGAGGATGGAGAAACTTCAAAAGTTAGAGATGTTACTTGGTGCTAAAAAGAAAGGAAAGCTCTCAGATAGAGCTATCTCTGCTGAACTGGAGAATGTTTCCACCACCTCAGTGCCACAGTCTGACGATTCTACAACCTTCCTCAACTCAGATTCAACTTTGATGGAGGATTCGGATGATTACAACCCACACGTTCTGGATTCTACTTCATCCAAGGACAGCAGCATTGAAATTCAGAGGACGCGGATCAGGAAACCCAAGGACAACAGAGAATTCCAAAAATCTGCCATGTCTGTAATTCCATTGGATGACTCTGAGTCCCAAAGTGACATTATTATCGTTCGTAGACCAAAAACAAAGGAAAGAAAAGATAGGATCAATGAAGAAGCGGGCCATGTGtcaaggagtcagaaaaaacaCAGAGACAGGGAACTTAAAAAACAGGAAAAAAGAAGCTCTCCAGTGAGGGAGAAATTTCATTTGGAGACCTCCCCCGTCAGAAGCAGGAAGCTGAGGGACATAGGCACCATGTATCCGTCCCCCATCATAGTCAGCCCCCCAACTCTGCGAAGGCGCCCCAAGGAAGTAGCCATGAAGTCTGAGGCAGTGCAGACAGCCAATCGGTCCCTCTCTCCCTCCTATAGTCAGACCATGGTGATACCTGTCCCACTGATGTCTCCAGAGAGTCAGAGGAAAACCAGGAGTTCTGAGCCATCCAGGAGGGGCAAAACTGCAGGACAAAGGGGACCATCTCCAAAATCATCACCCAATAGGTCAAACCTTTTCCCGCGGGAATACACCCCTCCTCGATCTAAATCTCCTTCCAGTAGGTTGACCAATCAGAAAGCTAAGGCAGAATCATATGGTGAGGGTCAGCAGAGAAATAGGTCAACATCGCCgccaaaaaacaaaatgtttgtaCCGGAGTCAGACTCGGAGTATGAAAAGTTTGTGATGAAGACACCAcccaaaaacaaaatgtttacccCCGAAACTCCAGATGATGAATATGCTGCCAGAATGAGAGATAGTCCAAGTAAGTACTAAATGGTCTTGATAATGCAAGTTTAATTGAAAAGTTAGCAGAATATTGTATTCTGGTGACTAAAGATTGGATGCAAGATTTTCCTGTTTGTGCAATTACTATGTACATACTTTAATTTGTTCCCTGTTTCATATAGAGGGCTTAACTTGGTACATTCCCATGGGCAAGGAAACCAAACCCTGGAAAAAGCCCCTCAGAGAAAGGCAGGCTCATGCCGTCCGCAGTGAACCCTGGCAACCCAGCGGAATCAATGACAACCAGTGGAGAAACATTGTAGCCAGAGAAAACCTCGATAAATCACGCGACACAAAGTTTGATCTAAATCCTGATGGAAAACTGATAGAAAACAAGGAGAACGCAATGGAGGAATCAGACGAAGACAATCCGGACACCAAACCCCTCAACAAAATGACTCTACAGGTACGCTATACACCAAACCCCTCAACAAAATGACTCTATGGGTACGCTATACACCAAACCCCTAAACAAAATGACTCTACAGGTACGCTATACACCATACCCCTCAACAAAATGACACTACAGGTACGCTATACAACAAACCCCTCAACAAAATGACTCTACAGTTACGCTATACACAAAACCCTGCAACAAAATGACTTAACAGGTATGCTATACACAAAACCCTGCAACAAAATGACTTAACAGGTATGCTATACAACAAACCCCTCAACAAAATGACTCTACAGGTACGCTATACACCAAACCCCTCAACAAAATGACTAAACAGGTATGCTATACACCAAACCCCTAAACAAAATGACACTACAGGTACGCTATACAACAAACCCCTCAACAAAATGACTCTACAGTTACGCTATACACAAAACCCCGCAACAAAATGACTTAACAAGTATGCTATACACCAAACCCCTCAACAAAATGAATCTACAGGTACGCTATACACCAAACCCCTAAACAAAATGACTCTACAGGTACGCTATACAACAAACCCCTCAACAAAATGATTCTATGGGTACTCTATACGACACACCCCTAAACAAAATGACTCTACAGTTACGCTATACAACCATTGCTATTATGAGACAGATAAAGATGAAAAAACCAATCAACCTGgattcttttattaaaaaaaaattgagccaATTCTTTGTAAAGCCCAGATTgagataattttctttaaataaaactttcttAATGTGTAATAATTACATCtttgtcaataaataaaaagaaagaagtgTAATAATTTGTATAATTGCAAAATTACAATGTaactaaaaatataaaattaagaataaattCATCTTAATTATCTGTAAATCTTGAGATTTTCATGTGTTTGAATATGAGAGACAAAAATGACTCGTTGGCGTAAAGGAATTTAACAAACATAAACATTTGTGTATCACATGAGTTACTTGTTTTTCAGGATGCATTCAAGTTGTTCAAACAGAACACGATATCTCACGTCCGCGAGCGTCAGAAGCGAGTTACACTGGCGGCAGAAGAGAGGAAACTGACCTCGGCTCTGCAGGCCGAGAGAGAACAGCTGTTCTCCgagaataaaaagaaagaagCTAACCCTGATGCTCACCCCTACAGTGGTAAGTCAAAATGGCAGGCTAAAATAATAATGGTTTCATAATGGTAGGCCAGTTCAATGCAGTAGTGAGTTAGAGTAAACACACTTATAACTATTCAGGCTTGCTGCAGATTCAGTTTAATTCCCctacatgtaagtaaaaaaactttttgtaaccaaaggactatatatgataagggcctaaaatggccccctaaaatgaacatcatcattttactatcattctttgttttcttagtacagatatgtatgtgatgtgtttacgtaatattcattttggttcaagtgcccacaatttagaaatatgacattgtaaagacaaccttttcccgccatttttgcatttttagcgtaaaacagcttgttttcaagcagtttttccttccgaaaacatagagcgcattcttgaacaaataaaatattttaatcagagatgtatctagccaagactaataagtgacaaaaaaattttccttgttcaagcatgcgctctatatttcccatttgtaaatagataagaaaaatgtcaatttttggctgattttgattgaattatagaaatggcgtcacttctgacgtcatatactggcagtgagtgcaaataaatcaaataaataaatgaaaaatatcttttatatcaactcttctaaaaaattagataacattttattgtacccgaaacacttaaaaaatggcgaattatgggggccaaatttaactcttatcatataaaGTTCTTTCACATTTATAACTAATTCAAATTGGTTGTTCCTAGTATTGCACTATATGTGTTTGTTAGAGAAgagtaaattaaaatgtttgtctCAGTCAGTGGAAAAGTTGTAAGTTAACGTGGTACTAGGCTAAGTCTGTTTGATGTATAAAGAGATAAAGGTACACTGTTCAATGAAATAGTGGAAAGTCAATGGTACACCGATCAATGAAATAGTGGAAAGTAAATGGTACACCGATCAGTGAAAAAGTGGAAAGTAAATGGTAGACCGATCAATGAAATATTGGTAAGTCAATGGTACACCGATCAGTGAAAAAGTGGAAAGTAAATGGTACACCGATCAATGAAATATTGGTAAGTCAATGGTACACCGATCAATGAAATAGTGGTAAGTAAATTGTACACCGATCAATGAAAAATGGTAAATAAGTGGTAGACAGATCAATGAAATAGTGGTAAGTAAATGGAGACCAATCAATGAATCAGAATAGATGACGGCTAGTGGGCTGTATGAATAATTTATGAATGTCAGTCCGGTTGTCTTACTAAGATAATTGGTTGAGTTAGTTGTCTTTTTGTGAGGGATAGATTGCATGTACCATAATAGCAGAATATATTTGTCCTAAACCTGACATATATCTCTacagttttatataaaattaatgtatattaaagttattaaactccggtaacaaatttttattcatttttccagAAAATCTCCATGTTCCAAAGAAAAGGTCCCTCACTAAACAAGAAATTAAAGAGCGCACAGCCAAGTAAGTGAAATTCTTCAGCTTATGCAAGTTAATAGGAAAAGCAGTTCATCTCCGAAATTGCCTAAAGACCCTTTAAGTTGATTTGATTAATGAGTTTATTTTAAAGTAGTTTTGTAAATtgattactgtagattccttattttatgcgtgtacttaattccgcgattcaacgatttaccatcaaatcgcgagaacataaaatcgcgaatgccgaaattttatcttactttcatgttgtttacatgtgtcccaaaattaaaagcgagattttaaaattcgcgagacggacttctcgcgattttacgcggatattaattcctcgcgtttaattaggaatttacagtattgggttaattttaaagtatttttgcaaCTAAACAttagtaaaattttattctttcttaGGTTTGTTATGGATTTAATGacagaaatgttttattttataggTCGTATAAGAAACTTGCAGAGGTTGTCCagaaaaagaaacaagaaaaGACACAGGAAGATTATGCGCTGAATCGTCTAAAGGCTAAAGTTTTTAACAGGGTAGGTACTGATGGTCTATGAAACATGAAGTATAACTAACTTACTGAATCGTCTGAAATCTTTAACATAGCAGCTAATATAACAGATTTAAGTACTACATAGTGCATTTGTACTCTCTGTTATCATAGTTGTTCATGCTTGATGACCTTATctatcaaatattcattttattttgaatgcaAACAATCTGTTTAAAGTATTTATAGCTAAAACAAGCAGTTATGagaaatgttaatatttaatgaattttatccATGTGTTCATACAGCTGTGTCACTTAAAACGAATTTTTCCATTAAAAAACCTTGATGTATTTTTCAGAGAATTCAGAGACATGTGTTGAAGAAAAGTGCAACTCTGGGGTAAAGAGATGCCTGACTCTGTGTGGCGGGTATAGGACAGCTGTCTGTGATAGTGATATCTCTAGATCTGTCCATGCTCCGTTAGACATTGTATAACATGCAGGGAGAGTCCGAGATGTCACAGTCGGAGCCACAGATATTCTGTGTAGCACACTTTGTTTAGCCTTTACTAGGATGTGAGCCAGTGTCTAGAGTCCAATTTCtcattgtcttttttttcttacacatCTAGAAGGTCTGTAGATGTAGAGAAACTGTATATGATATGATGAGGTTTGTGCCATGCCCAGTGGTGGAGGAGTTTAGTTATAAACCCTCAGGAGTTGTCTGCTCCTGAACATTTGTAGAATTCATAACATCAGCTAGTTATGAAGTGTATGGTATTAATGTCTTTTTGTGGATGTTATCGTCCATGGATTGGGAATATctaattatcatatttattaattatctaataaattatttttgtaattatgaTCTTGAATGTTATTACTGTAAATAAACCATGATTGGGATAACTTCAACGAAATGAGTAGCAGGTATTTTCTACATCTGAATAGCTTTCCCAAAAGCAAACAGTAGGATCTCCTGTTTTATAAATCTGAACAACATTTACAGCagctttttgttttgttagatTTATATACAACAATAGTTGATGGTCAAGAGAcatatttacataacaataaCAATCTCATTGTACACATGATACAAGAgacaattaaataaatgtatgatttgtcAGACGTATCCTAACAAGTCCATTATATCAGACCAGGTCCATGATCAAACATTGTCTGTCGTCCTGTTTAACCACAGTACCAGACCACCACTTGCAATTCCAAGACTGTGCAATTCGAAAGTAACAATATCTAGTTGTTTACGATGAAAGTAAGGGATGGGGGTACGCCCCTGCTTCCTGGCCCGCCCATTCTGGATTCCCTTGGCTTCCTCTCTGTAAAAACACACgtaatatttgatacatgtgTATTACAAAAAATCAGTATAATGcaacaatttgataaatatactaTAGTACAAATTGTTACTATATTCTGGGTACTCTTCTCTCTttgtattcattcattcattcacacTTAGCTGTGATATATTTCATGCAGTTTTAAATTACCGTCAAAAGAGAGATAACCTTGTTTT
It includes:
- the LOC128168487 gene encoding uncharacterized protein LOC128168487 isoform X1, with product MASRQVWFSLPSDPWLEEEEEDCDTLNLLTQSAQGQLSLPQQTYRPREISRLGYHPSINPGPVPRLNLQEKPQSVHTFNLSARSSLSFHSDQSSQVSIDLESASLSQFSFDGSSSYHPSCDGQEELKDTVNPNRGSTYKISDNMDGNCRSSVDSGPMNRTGSTNDSHHVDSSQTSPVRGLSSDEGSGWKSETTETSEGNLSLSQYAIGGDQSEDDSPHHSAPEEFLTSAISEVSKDFISGNFSPSKYPGASGESDSLSDGDNPGHVSGAVYARYPESATGLSDCEWNPYATESDNNYTPRSNVSESATVPTAITTTASMADSETLRKGDKLDEIYAQQLSRNVPDRNRHSPSSPSATDSGHGSVKSSYREEELNFLQPSASYVLYSSENKSGQPKERLPAVEKDSITAEQLRSGQSKASETNSGTKQKLYSRPEPLGQTDECLYAKRTSSRDPAPVHESRKGSESRKNNTGEYLPVDERDRLLSNLHTENPTIKRLSDPGVKSEAATSSLKERLSDGGLSQSGGEDGLSQRVAKLLSSANELGSSLHQSLYNKEALGLDDRENFPKYKFSPVRSQYHGLSSPSPTLGNSGQEDLTRSAKSMTSDVSLRSSLGEEVAKLLARTEYANGVRPDEDVSAASEPSSKTFKPIPMETNSGAEMDSRKKEAKEHTRHGSEDSQKSEDSLDRKVKEILQRTSYVETKELPRREESAALDYSRLQRDLQEIQNSLPVHLNHESSMDASGDREALRDSLKISEKSFVSETESRSGGKKLLWDHGADLGYNDSGRFQGTLKSDTETVEGSPGTVDKSFESSGKSSQRSNDDTEKGGDTSDVVSDQLEVEIDEIRISNVATDVEEIIAKYQKKRGPSSMEPQFEEDTSGLASRVFNILTNEHPQKQATGILENVVKEERKLIDKMADLPRMDSSYHGYDLASADSSFAPKDTDIRKQLEWSQMSSLDYGHLDKTALSEMSFKTGLPFSALGNAKTFLSSQLQKMSEQTFNHSIELRTPNRNVLECYTLYGAERNRGGPQKEAWPPTENQGRQSEADRGRAVREDADPREMDPLSNHRFFLNSLDTTPTELRPRRYSDPREFSPEGRGTREGHNRSKSEDDKPIVPDHDLMYDRNGSRPLTSTRGESGARPKNPDQRSLEGTPPVGIGRRLPYKPKTRDTSPRMGGTSPADSDLSSSSVSRRREGPKLRPYRPPGSREVYYTETDDSVADSVTTMESTHTVSIRRYLRGSRLSRSQGSDDAVGPYIPSQHLGSRQDGHRSSGIYGNRSNDVVEDALSTIEEKSVMDERERYGGINPSSQFMRDSGLEHSSRVPMATDRAPSIGSDHPSNRSGHFRASNPLSGQNSTAGAWTDRPRSTEDALYEDSRMSMTTRSDPGDQFATPRRVRDVSKLSGHAHASEDNSSDNIVRSKSRSETDLVSLSPEGKQVSSSPATKGRLMDLSNQPSPIPPNQSAYLSSSFQGALNEMQQRKQKQQDYWTESVEEKERGKEPLSRESYRRSDGTSVPYSSRNQEDEVRRGILDRRPATLNRGSEYGRKSPIDDVRRRGIEGEDRGHPQEERKPRGMDSNGEDYHRSGEREVEIQEIVRSRPQEEEMYDYTTKKQDKSDRSTPNQYDRLGDIMSQYQSRPLEPGRESLDYDSRPKSTDPGRNEFSVRSSYNPNRGNPDSRSGRLQNLDFPKTSTNSRFLADDNAQSDRRQDVDVQRFYSRNDYDTIGGQRSNDRRPLELGTNLSQAHRESGFYSGQSESDKEYRKTSPAALDVPEVSGCSALGPSISPVSQPSKLREDTPYRPLEPGRHLDEHPLETGSGIQYGSENVPYQQRSDLDFYRSSLPDSEASKRQQRVSPENVATEKKRSDLDMQGIIERERGRPLDRGQDYLDMFISSSIDRDTRGRDRSGERQSEGRRSRDRSGERQSEGRRSRDRSGDRQSEGRRSRERSAERSHRSRSPANRSSERELREYLVDGEVFTELPQVPDEEFEDMLRTERLKAKKELEMMRQLNRPKGGLLTEEEEKTLGAEFDTIPPSKKAQALRETLEKDRDPSIPPNINDLWRKFQEMNETHSDSSMNTSRIETLTSLLQNPTKHVVQRALDDRTYQKVKERRVVQGLTQMERENQAKERENQHREVEKIRMEKQKRRQTLSEEEVNGSYAEILAKQKKMVEAEKKQKNKENKMKGSKNVQIQEVKKLGDSADTLYSIPEDTSFESSRGVSPNVMSESQKKVKRSRQKNVIDPLMVKLRDKVERQKNKIDVEKRKEMKRMEKLQKLEMLLGAKKKGKLSDRAISAELENVSTTSVPQSDDSTTFLNSDSTLMEDSDDYNPHVLDSTSSKDSSIEIQRTRIRKPKDNREFQKSAMSVIPLDDSESQSDIIIVRRPKTKERKDRINEEAGHVSRSQKKHRDRELKKQEKRSSPVREKFHLETSPVRSRKLRDIGTMYPSPIIVSPPTLRRRPKEVAMKSEAVQTANRSLSPSYSQTMVIPVPLMSPESQRKTRSSEPSRRGKTAGQRGPSPKSSPNRSNLFPREYTPPRSKSPSSRLTNQKAKAESYGEGQQRNRSTSPPKNKMFVPESDSEYEKFVMKTPPKNKMFTPETPDDEYAARMRDSPKGLTWYIPMGKETKPWKKPLRERQAHAVRSEPWQPSGINDNQWRNIVARENLDKSRDTKFDLNPDGKLIENKENAMEESDEDNPDTKPLNKMTLQDAFKLFKQNTISHVRERQKRVTLAAEERKLTSALQAEREQLFSENKKKEANPDAHPYSENLHVPKKRSLTKQEIKERTAKSYKKLAEVVQKKKQEKTQEDYALNRLKAKVFNRRIQRHVLKKSATLG